A single region of the Plasmodium chabaudi chabaudi strain AS genome assembly, chromosome: 3 genome encodes:
- a CDS encoding ribosomal protein L13, mitochondrial, putative, whose protein sequence is MIKQSLARLAGYPKASFHEQNINPFSNVQWKSFPFLKKNMPKVDIFAEDHVSKTAISVFDKEKGNWFVIDAYNKSVGSLSVCISKLLQGKYRVDYNSNRVNSSSVIVVNAIHLKFYGHTWDTKIYKFPRKSHSKGHKILTCKTVFARNPSMILNLAVKRMLPNNRLRQIYYRKLFVYPGALHPHWGIPQVVVPKKKLENDSDQTNIKTFTIV, encoded by the exons atgataaaacaaaGTTTGGCACGATTGGCGGGATATCCTAAAGCTTCCTTTCATGagcaaaatataaatccaTTTTCAAATGTACAATg gAAAAgctttccatttttaaaaaagaacaTGCCTAAGGTTGATATTTTTGCAGAGGACCATGTATCGAAAACTGCAATAAGTGTATTTGATAAAGAGAAAGGGAACTGGTTTGTGATtgatgcatataataaaagtgTTGGAAGCTTAAGTGTATGTATCAGTAAATTGTTACAAGGGAAGTATAGAGTTGattataattcaaataGAGTAAATAGTAGTAGTGTTATAGTAGTCAATGCAATTCATCTTAAATTTTATGGACATACTTGGGatacaaaaatttataaatttccACGAAAAAGTCATTCAAAAGGTCATAAGATATTAACATGTAAAACAGTTTTTGCAAGAAATCCATCTATGATATTAAATTTGGCAGTAAAAAGAATGCTACCAAATAATAGATTAagacaaatatattatcgtAAGCTTTTTGTTTATCCTGGTGCATTACATCCACATTGGGGTATACCGCAAGTAGTTGTtcccaaaaaaaaattggaaaatgATTCAGATcaaacaaatattaaaacGTTTACTATTGTCTAG
- a CDS encoding serine/threonine protein kinase, putative gives MDHYEVSNNFKFITSYFDENKELFINGNTSKLSKKNEVINNQNEGNVYSQKINKLENFKRDNDVTINKDDNKTFLKSFYESCSNVITPISSYPPNQKLCNNQKKKEKTNLISCYKYNNLLNKKNEPQNSNETNLNNLSYARKDSVKNNYNKNLSDESINEKFIQLFENNRLMLSNELCNISSNVPPKNKIYANEKDKANKVQLNQIKDMGKNDEINKFYSSNNIYSNHNINLSQAKNVFSKCFINDDFTCSDNFNNQKMCLNKNGIKNTKMLNSYFEQSDNQNDHKTTSRSTSTKVFRDPLVRKDSTLIVNPDATKKVTPCSSICSISQLKKMVNTNEDSADSFFYKNRKCLSGNMEDGEEKKNENVEKNNKYHSKMDQNKINDNYEVVDIYDPCFSKWKRVKYRGEKGKLYRNGNHDKIFNLLNNLKETSIFYYKNKNRYRYDSSCDKRDIYFDNYEISNDTNIEVSTVCNKRDDTELIKPLHESETCLFLETKEKEDKMNNTLVMTILSNDNVYFSSIKKCSSLNQDGLIKKNKNFDLCVHSKSMVVISMNKYDICENKKMFTNNILWKNKDFQNKQFEMESINNEKMKNETDVHNKNTKRDTSQKKGRSNDKGKNSSCGGSKNNGTGKDGNNNMDAGDKNGDGNGNDNNENNGKNNGNENYSSAKSSSNCSSSSNGSSSNDSSSIASEKEGQTNLDIYYEPGTKICNSIKGVIENNCFENMRKCLNVKRCEIIFDVNKKTTSCLSFLTKKEYENRKYKLNLKHNIKKKNIRKNRNDKIMNTKKEKSQCLGLRKDSENISRRKLNKNKSSSYIEFYTKKCNSISYIDIRKNGVNTYLFREKVQNNKGSFGSFEKVDKIKECSNTTFREINKENKMGLENGTITTDLGGTSFRRYKFCENDHKTRKEAIRNNNNWNSGTEKNGKNVKTSNYYYKNNAICEDKAKTCESLVTGKDPVASNKDTSKKCHLLSYNNLINNSVKERGIEMKIIRKKKNNINNINDDGSVNTYYHACVGKGETLEVKKTIKEKRKEKRKELRKGSTKTKKKQMEKTGRKNTRANKRANKMNVNEDASEYLAKPSCPINENGVVFNNRYYIIGLIYYGDNSQVYKCINIKDKKTYAMKVVLKERENHNNGKQNGLSIDKFIKKYMFLKKNPHKNIIPIYDIFSDNNYNFIIMEFCKGSTLLDYFMSLVPGSLHIYEIKKIMKNIFLALDFLHSRGLIHRDIKLENIMFTKKNMRNFNYKQCDNFDLDNYTDPFFLFEEKENVCNRRTVRNSVLKKCESKVGHNNKQNSDIFLRTKEKGAIHKVDVDKCWSSNGEVEYEIDFATSSSDNIEWSNDWRDDHYQNESESSYSFENSSSNMSEAREMPRCFDTYNNLLDNLGSYNCGGSSNIENSSLNSMNKNLLSMLDRSTIQMINKNSFQKNSIAIKKNSSLTAIKSKKVEEQYLISSEKEKYKDKENRNDYKKNSFKKRRKYLPYNLYDNLCLIDMDMMEDISNNNSNKNRRQNIICGTAPYMPPESFDGILSATNDIWACGVILYALMDGRFPYEIYNTMPNYLKKKVLTYTKPNFDPFIWQESPDLLDLCLRLLDPNPLTRIQNAREALIHCCFSDIV, from the coding sequence ATGGATCATTATGAAGTGtcaaacaattttaaatttattacatcCTATTTCGACGAAAATAAGGAATTATTCATAAATGGAAATACAAGTAAATTaagcaaaaaaaacgaagtaattaataatcaaaatgaaGGAAACGTATATAGTcagaaaataaacaaactGGAAAATTTTAAACGTGATAATGATGTcacaataaataaagatgaCAATAAGACGTTTCTAAAATCGTTTTATGAAAGTTGTTCGAACGTAATAACTCCTATTAGTAGTTATCCTCCCAatcaaaaattatgtaataatcaaaaaaagaaagaaaaaacaaacttAATTAGTTgctataaatataacaatttattaaacaaaaagaatGAACCCCAAAATAGTAACGAAACTAATTTGAATAATCTAAGTTACGCTAGAAAAGATTCTGTTAAGAATaactataataaaaatttgtcaGATGAGtcaataaatgaaaagtttattcaattatttgaaaataatagacTTATGTTAAGTAATGAATTGTGTAATATTTCATCAAATGTACctccaaaaaataaaatatatgcaaatgAAAAGGATAAAGCAAATAAAGTACAATTGAAccaaataaaagatatgggaaaaaatgatgaaataaataaattttatagttcaaataatatttattctaatcataatataaatctTAGTCAagcaaaaaatgttttttcaaaatgttttataaaCGACGATTTCACATGTAGTGACAACTTTAATAATCAGAAGATGTgtctaaataaaaatggaataaaaaatacaaaaatgttAAATAGTTATTTTGAGCAATCGGATAATCAAAATGATCATAAAACAACTAGTCGAAGCACATCTACTAAAGTATTTAGAGATCCGTTAGTTCGAAAAGACAGCACCTTAATCGTCAATCCAGATGCAACTAAAAAGGTAACTCCTTGCAGTAGTATATGCAGCATTAGccaattgaaaaaaatggtgAATACAAATGAAGATAGTGctgattcatttttttataaaaatcgaAAATGTTTAAGTGGAAATATGGAAGATGgcgaagaaaaaaagaatgaaaatgttgaaaaaaataataagtatCATAGTAAGATGgaccaaaataaaataaacgaCAATTATGAGGTGgttgatatatatgatcCATGTTTTAGTAAATGGAAACGTGTGAAATATAGAGGTGAAAAAGGAAAACTATATAGAAATGGTAACcatgataaaattttcaaccttttaaacaatttaaaagagacatcaattttttattataaaaataaaaaccgATATAGATATGATTCATCATGTGATAAAAgagatatttattttgataattatgaaatttCTAATGATACAAATATAGAAGTTTCAACTGTTTGTAATAAAAGGGATGATACTGAATTGATCAAACCATTGCACGAATCAGAAACATGTTTATTTCTTGaaacaaaagaaaaggaagataaaatgaataatacaTTAGTCATGACTATTTTAAGCAATGATAATGTATACTTTTCatctattaaaaaatgtagcAGCTTGAATCAAGACggtttaataaaaaaaaataaaaatttcgaTTTATGCGTGCATTCTAAAAGCATGGTTGTTATAAgtatgaataaatatgatatatgtgaaaataaaaaaatgtttactaataatattttgtggaaaaataaagactttcaaaataaacaatttgaAATGGAAAGCATTAATAACgaaaagatgaaaaatgaaactgatgtacataataaaaatacgaaAAGGGATACCTCCCAGAAAAAGGGACGATCAAATGATAAAGGAAAGAACAGTTCTTGTGGAGgtagtaaaaataatggcACAGGAAAAGAtggcaataataatatggatGCAGGAGATAAGAATGGGGACGGAAATGGTAATGATAATAACGAAAATAATGGTAAAAATAACGggaatgaaaattatagcAGTGCAAAAAGTAGCAGTAACTGCTCTAGTAGTAGCAATGGTAGTAGCAGCAATGACAGTAGCAGTATTGCTTCCGAGAAAGAAGGACAAACAAATCttgatatttattatgaacCTGGAACCAAAATATGTAACTCAATAAAAGGGGtgattgaaaataattgttttgaaaatatgagaaaatgtttaaatgtaaaaaggtgtgaaataatattcgatgttaataaaaaaacaacatcATGCTTAAGTTTTCTAACTAAAAAGGAATATGAAAATcggaaatataaattaaacttaaagcataatataaaaaagaaaaatattcgaaaaaatagaaatgataaaattatgaatacaaaaaaagagaaGTCCCAATGTTTAGGTTTAAGAAAAGATagtgaaaatatatcacgaagaaaattaaataaaaataaatcctCGTCTTATATTgaattttatacaaaaaaatgcaacTCAATAAGCTATATagatataagaaaaaatggagttaatacatatttgttTAGAGAAAAGGTTCAAAATAACAAAGGATCATTTGGATCGTTTGAAAAGgtagataaaataaaggaaTGTAGCAATACTACATTCAGAGAAATAAACAAAGAGAATAAAATGGGGTTGGAAAATGGTACTATAACAACTGATTTAGGAGGGACATCTTTTAGGCGTTACAAATTTTGTGAAAATGATCATAAGACAAGGAAAGAGGCTATTcgtaataacaataattgGAATAGTGGCACTGAAAagaatggaaaaaatgttaaaacaagcaattattattataaaaataatgccaTTTGTGAGGATAAAGCTAAGACCTGTGAAAGTTTAGTAACAGGAAAGGATCCTGTGGCAAGTAACAAAGATACATCTAAAAAATGTCATCTTTTATcgtataataatttgatcAATAATAGTGTGAAAGAAAGGGGTATAGAAATGAAGATtattcgaaaaaaaaaaaataatattaacaatattAATGATGATGGTAGTGTTAATACTTATTATCATGCATGTGTGGGTAAAGGCGAAACTCTTGAAGTAaagaaaacaataaaagagaaacgaaaagaaaaaaggaaGGAGTTGAGAAAGGGCAGTACAAAAACGAAGAAAAAACAGATGGAAAAAACAGGGCGCAAAAATACGCGGGCAAACAAGCGGgcaaacaaaatgaatgtGAATGAAGATGCCTCGGAATATTTAGCTAAACCTAGTTGCCccataaatgaaaatggtgtcgtttttaataatcgatattatataataggtttaatatattatggaGATAATTCACAGGTATATAagtgtataaatataaaagataaaaagaCATATGCTATGAAAGTTGTGTTAAAAGAAAGAGAAAATCATAATAATGGTAAACAGAACGGATTGAGTattgataaatttataaaaaaatatatgtttttaaaaaagaatccacataaaaatattataccgatatatgatatatttagtgataacaattataattttattattatggaATTTTGTAAAGGATCAACATTACTTGACTATTTCATGTCGTTAGTACCGGGTtctttacatatatatgaaattaaaaaaataatgaaaaatatttttttagcatTAGACTTTTTACATTCTAGAGGTTTAATACATAGAGACATTAAacttgaaaatattatgtttacaaaaaaaaatatgagaaattttaattataaacaatgtgataattttgatttagATAATTATACGgatcctttttttttatttgaggAGAAAGAAAATGTGTGTAATCGTAGAACAGTTCGAAATTcagtattaaaaaaatgtgaatcAAAAGTTGGCCATAATAATAAGCAGAATagtgatatatttttacgaACGAAAGAAAAGGGGGCGATCCATAAGGTGGACGTAGACAAGTGTTGGAGTTCAAATGGAGAGGTTGAATATGAAATTGATTTTGCCACATCTAGCAGTGACAATATCGAATGGAGTAATGATTGGCGTGATGATCATTATCAAAATGAATCTGAATCGTCATACAGTTTTGAAAATAGTAGTAGCAATATGTCAGAAGCTAGAGAAATGCCACGATGTTTtgatacatataataatttactCGACAACTTAGGTTCGTATAATTGTGGTGGGTCAAGCAATATAGAGAATAGTAGCTTAAACAGcatgaataaaaatttactaAGCATGTTGGATCGTTCAACTAtacaaatgataaataaaaatagttttcaaaaaaacaGTATAgcaataaagaaaaatagtTCTTTAACAGCTATTAAATCGAAGAAAGTAGAGGAgcaatatttaataagttctgaaaaggaaaaatataaagataaagaaaatagaaatgactacaaaaaaaacagctTTAAAAAGAGAAGGAAATATCTtccatataatttatatgacaATTTATGTTTAATTGATATGGATATGATGGAAGATAtttctaataataattcgaataaaaatagaagacaaaatataatttgtgGAACAGCACCATATATGCCACCAGAATCATTTGATGGCATTTTATCAGCAACTAATGATATATGGGCATGTGgtgttattttatatgcattgATGGACGGACGATTTccatatgaaatatataatacaatgcctaattatttaaaaaaaaaagttttaacATATACAAAACCTAATTTTGATCCTTTTATTTGGCAAGAAAGTCCAGATTTACTTGATTTATGTTTGAGACTTTTAGATCCTAATCCCTTAACACGAATTCAAAATGCCAGAGAAGCTTTAATTCATTGTTGTTTTTCTGATatagtataa
- a CDS encoding protein transport protein SEC31, putative encodes MALKSINISGNFDWCPFEEYKNYLICFNSHNLLYSNNGNLNNYTYLLDINLNSDIRTLDIVHKLNFEEALKRGNDKSSKKSSNEYVTSFEWINCNNFVESENESGLSKGIIVGGLTNGNLVLLNAKNLFDTNDGVNYDNFILSQASLHESGINCLECNKHKNNLIATGGNDGQLFITDIENIFAPTSYDPYLDKNNLQKITCLNWNKKVSHILATSSNNGNTVIWDLKIKKSAVSFRDPHSRTKTSSLCWLENQPTQILISYDDDKNPCLQLWDLRNSNYPIKEIIGHSKGINNICFSSVDSNLLLSSGKDVTKCWYLNSNNFDIYNEVNNSANNIYSKWSPFIPDMFASSTNVDTIQINSINNGSKMTSKYIPNFYKKDASICFGFGGKICLFDNIKSDTTHLSTSENAANKSMNPMSHSNQSSIDETNMQANKNKGLQNEEGNSNSPYMIKCHIYPTEVDLIEEADKFEKYIECGKYQEFCENKIAKCDDYHEKLTWKILQLLCTSQKEEIVKHIGYDMNEINQKIVENIGEESGFIFKKYRNETNDNINGTGNITSNNLEMNSDINNKHDNTRMSNLSNGENIPGYPNYGNNMQGEFSTSQMQENEPNFNESFDLDPEKFFRELGEKNEIEKNQENELSKDDKTGKDGLIGSGNKINNSDFNTKDMINTIRGQTSENSLGEINEDSKPNSNKTNSNNWNSGIESIIKECLLVGNIEAAVELCLYQNRMADALLLSSFGGENLWHKTKNIYIKKQNDSFLRNINYVLDDKLEHLVKTIDLSSWDEALSILCTYAINNPNFNNLCEILAKRLQNEKFDVRSASICYLCASNFPETVEIWDSMPSSKSTLLNALQDIVEKITVLKMVIKYNKFNSTMNQKINQYAELLANSGRLKAAMTFLSFIDDDKTMESLTLRDRIFNSATHVMPPHIKPPPSPFQYFDVKPFGVPDKYNNMMNSNAHGIYNKSQGYPNKSLTSVVPPLSMSEMRKPHGPPGPMPPFSHTPPTKFSTQVIGGPPGAPRLPPQKDFMGSTDSASNRGYGTSNFGSNVKYPPPATGSLYIPPPSMPSHSTTPINPSSSPYASVPNLSHLSSHQNLKLEHDNKIGGPTMFESQSYSNVNKAMQNSVAPPPLAVAPPPISNQIPGAPRSSFSTPQSNIPPPFPQRNRHASVATPMGNPTQPNMPFTPESQLNKRESIDSQVYNPVTPPPISPMSHQNTFTPPQPYSQNKMGFAPPTAGVKTTSPVAGAMSITPGMPVPWPIPTTTQQLGSTTQSTASENKKIQTAAKEQNGVLMNRNNIEHIKKVISNLLNAYIAQEPVKKKADDISIKVNELFDKIYNGAFNEQINNILISLANSINDNDFKMANKNLMDISRNLWDGSNKAWIMGLKCIIPKC; translated from the exons ATGGCcttaaaaagtataaacaTTAGCGGGAATTTCGATTGGTGCCCGTTTGAagaatacaaaaattaCCTGATATGTTTCAACTCACATAATTTACTGTACTCAAATAATggcaatttaaataattatacatatttattagatataaatttgaataGCGATATTAGGACCCTAGATATTGtacataaattaaattttgaagAAGCATTAAAAAGGGGAAATGATAAATCaagtaaaaaaagtagTAACGAATATGTAACAAGTTTTGAATGGATTAATTGCAATAATTTTGTTGAAAGTGAAAATGAGAGTGGATTAAGTAAAGGTATAATAGTAGGAGGATTAACAAATGGAAAtcttgttttattaaatgcaaagaatttatttgataCCAACGATGGTgtaaattatgataattttattttaagcCAAGCAAGTTTACATGAAAGTGGTATAAACTGTTTAGAATGTAATaaacacaaaaataatttaatagcAACAGGTGGAAATGATGgacaattatttattactgatatagaaaatatattcgcTCCGACTTCTTATGATCCATatttagataaaaataacttacaaaaaataacatgTTTAAATTGGAATAAAAAGGTATCTCATATTTTAGCTACTTCATCTAATAATGGAAATACAGTTATATGggatttgaaaataaaaaaatcagCAGTTAGTTTTAGGGATCCACATAGTAGAACTAAAACATCATCACTTTGCTGGTTAGAAAATCAGCCAActcaaattttaatttcatacgatgatgataaaaatccATGTCTACAATTATGGGATTTAAGAAATTCCAATTATCcgataaaagaaataataggGCATTCAAAAGGTATTAACAATATATGCTTTAGTAGTGTAGATtccaatttattattatcatcagGGAAAGATGTAACCAAATGTTGGTATctaaattcaaataattttgatatatataatgaagtaaataattcagcaaataatatttattctaAATGGTCCCCGTTTATTCCAGATATGTTTGCATCCTCTACAAATGTGGATactatacaaataaatagtataaataatggaaGTAAAATGAcaagtaaatatatacctaatttttataaaaaagatgcATCTATATGTTTTGGGTTCGGTGGAAAAATCTGTCTTTTTGACAACATAAAGAGTGACACTACCCATTTATCTACATCTGAAAATGCTGCAAATAAAAGCATGAACCCAATGAGTCACTCGAATCAAAGCAGTATCGATGAAACAAACATGCAagctaataaaaataaaggatTGCAAAATGAAGAAGGAAATAGTAATAGTCcgtatatgataaaatgtCATATCTATCCAACAGAAGTAGACTTAATAGAGGAAGCAgataaatttgaaaaatatatagaatgtGGAAAATATCAAGAATtttgtgaaaataaaatagctaAATGCGATGATTATCATGAGAAATTAACTTGGaaaattttacaattattatgtacatctcaaaaagaagaaatagTTAAACATATAGGATATGATATGAATGAAATAAATCAGAAGATTGTTGAAAATATTGGTGAAGAATCtggatttatatttaaaaaatatagaaatgaAACTAATGACAATATAAATGGTACTGGTAATATTACATCTAATAATTTAGAAATGAATtctgatataaataataaacatgaTAATACAAGAATGAGCAACTTAAGTAATGGAGAAAATATTCCTGGGTATCCAAATTAtggaaataatatgcaGGGCGAATTTTCAACTTCTCAGATGCAAGAAAATGAACCCAATTTTAATGAATCATTTGATTTAGATCCAGAAAAGTTTTTTAGAGAACTtggagaaaaaaatgaaattgaaaagaatcaagaaaatgaattatcTAAAGATGATAAAACTGGAAAAGATGGTTTAATAGGTTctggaaataaaataaacaattcTGATTTTAATACAAAAGATATGATAAATACAATTAGAGGTCAAACATCAGAAAATAGTCTTGGtgaaataaatgaagaCAGTAAACCAAATAGTAACAAAacaaatagtaataattgGAATAGTGGAATAGAATCTATTATAAAAGAATGTTTACTTGTTGGTAATATAGAAGCAGCAGTAgaattatgtttatatcAAAATAGAATGGCAgatgcattattattatcatctttTGGTGGTGAAAATTTATGgcataaaacaaaaaatatatatataaaaaaacaaaatgatagttttttaagaaatattaattatgtatTAGATGATAAATTAGAGCATTTAGTAAAAACAATTGATTTATCATCATGGGATGAAGCCTTATCTATTTTATGTACATATGCAATTAATAAtccaaattttaataatttatgtgAGATATTAGCAAAAAGattacaaaatgaaaaatttgatGTTAGATCTGCATCTATTTGTTATTTATGTGCATCTAATTTTCCTGAAACTGTTGAAATATGGGATAGTATGCCATCATCTAAATCTACCTTATTAAATGCTTTACAAGATAttgttgaaaaaattacagTTCTTAAAATggttataaaatataataaatttaattcaacaatgaatcaaaaaataaatcaatatGCAGAGCTCTTAGCAAATTCAGGACGACTTAAAGCAGCTAtgacatttttatcatttatcgATGATGATAAAACAATGGAAAGTCTTACTTTACGAGATCGAATATTTAATAGTGCTACTCATGTAATGCCTCCTCATATAAAACCTCCGCCATCAccttttcaatattttgaCGTTAAACCATTTGGTGTAccagataaatataataatatgatgaaTTCAAATGCTCATggtatttataataaatctCAAGGCTATCCGAATAAAAGTTTAACATCTGTTGTTCCTCCTCTTTCAATGTCTGAAATGCGTAAACCCCATGGACCTCCTGGACCTATGCCTCCATTTAGCCATACTCCTCCTACAAAATTTAGTACTCAAGTTATTGGTGGTCCACCTGGTGCTCCTAGATTACCACCACAAAAAGATTTTATGGGTTCTACAGATTCTGCATCTAATAGAGGATATGGTACATCTAACTTTGGAAGTAATGTAAAATATCCTCCTCCTGCAACAGGTTCCTTATATATACCTCCACCAAGTATGCCATCCCATTCAACAACTCCAATTAATCCTTCATCATCTCCATATGCATCAGTACCAAATTTATCACATCTATCATCAcatcaaaatttaaaattagaacatgataataaaattggaGGACCAACTATGTTTGAATCTCAATCTTATtcaaatgtaaataaagcAATGCAAAATAGTGTGGCTCCACCACCTTTAGCTGTAGCACCACCACCAATATCTAATCAAATCCCAGGTGCTCCTCGATCAAGTTTTTCAACTCCACAAAGTAATATCCCTCCACCTTTTCCTCAAAGAAATAGGCATGCATCTGTTGCAACACCAATGGGAAATCCAACTCAACCAAATATGCCTTTCACTCCAGAATcacaattaaataaaagagAATCAATTGATTCTCAAGTTTACAATCCCGTTACACCTCCTCCAATTTCTCCAATGTCACACCAAAACACCTTTACACCTCCCCAGCCATACTCTCAAAACAAAATGGGATTCGCTCCCCCCACAG CAGGCGTAAAAACAACATCTCCAGTAGCGGGCGCGATGTCCATAACTCCAGGAATGCCAGTCCCATGGCCAATACCAACAACAACCCAACAG CTTGGCTCAACGACGCAGTCAACGGCaagtgaaaataaaaaaattcaaaccGCGGCAAAGGAACAAAATGGAGTATTAATGAATCGAAACAATATAGagcatattaaaaaagttatatcTAATTTActaaatgcatatatagcCCAAGAACCAGTTAAAAAGAAAGCGGACGATATTTCGATCAAAGTCAATGAActatttgataaaatttataatggTGCATTCAATGagcaaattaataatatattaataagttTGGCAAATagtataaatgataatgattTTAAAATGGCTAACAAAAATCTGATGGATATCAGCAGAAACTTATGGGATGGAAGCAATAAGGCATG GATCATGGGCTTAAAGTGCATTATCCCAAAATGCTAG